One stretch of Muribaculum intestinale DNA includes these proteins:
- a CDS encoding dihydroorotate dehydrogenase, with product MAKLDINIGALSLKNPVLTASGTFGYGEEFADFIDLNRLGGFIVKGTTLNPREGNPYPRMAETPSGMLNAVGLQNKGVDYFIENIYPRIKDLDTNIMVNVSGACPDDYVAVCEKLAPLSGIAAVEINISCPNVKQGGMAFGTTCSGAAEVTRAVRRAYPGTLIVKLSPNVTDITEIARAVEAEGADAVSLINTLLGMAIDVERMRPCLSTVTGGLSGPAVKPVAVRMVWQVAKAVNIPVIGLGGIMSGKDALEFIMAGATAVEIGTANFINPAITIKIIDEINDFCNRHNIDDINSIRGII from the coding sequence ATGGCAAAATTAGACATAAACATCGGAGCTCTTTCTCTGAAAAATCCGGTACTCACAGCATCAGGCACCTTCGGTTATGGAGAAGAATTCGCCGACTTCATCGACCTCAATCGCCTTGGAGGATTTATCGTAAAAGGCACCACTCTGAATCCTCGTGAAGGCAATCCATATCCACGCATGGCCGAAACGCCGTCCGGTATGCTCAATGCCGTAGGCCTCCAGAACAAGGGTGTAGACTACTTTATCGAAAACATTTACCCCCGTATTAAGGATCTGGATACAAATATAATGGTCAATGTATCCGGTGCCTGTCCCGACGACTATGTTGCCGTATGCGAAAAGCTGGCCCCGCTCTCAGGGATAGCAGCTGTGGAAATCAACATATCCTGCCCCAACGTAAAGCAAGGAGGCATGGCTTTCGGCACAACATGCTCAGGCGCCGCAGAAGTGACCCGCGCTGTACGCCGGGCATATCCTGGCACTCTGATTGTAAAACTATCGCCCAACGTAACCGATATAACCGAGATAGCTCGCGCCGTAGAGGCCGAAGGTGCCGATGCTGTATCGCTGATAAATACACTCCTCGGAATGGCTATCGACGTAGAGCGCATGCGCCCCTGCCTGTCTACAGTTACCGGAGGGCTATCGGGGCCGGCCGTAAAGCCCGTCGCAGTCAGGATGGTATGGCAGGTGGCAAAAGCCGTCAACATTCCGGTAATCGGTCTTGGCGGCATTATGAGCGGCAAGGATGCTCTCGAATTCATTATGGCTGGAGCAACAGCCGTAGAAATCGGCACCGCTAATTTTATCAATCCTGCTATAACCATAAAAATCATCGACGAGATTAATGATTTCTGCAATCGTCACAATATCGACGACATAAATTCAATCAGAGGCATAATCTGA
- a CDS encoding dihydroorotate dehydrogenase electron transfer subunit, translating to MKKHIIDFEIVENRHIHALYSLLVLRPVNATLPEEILPGQFVEVAVDNSAGTFLRRPISVNNVDRENGTLWLLVRRAGDGTATMISKRPGELLNLVLPLGNGFTIPAPGQRILLSGGGVGVAPMLYFGRELKRLGMNPEFLLGARSKNDLLQIEEFEKIGKLHISTDDGSAGEHGIVTTNSALSEKWDRIYCCGPLPMMKAIAREARRIGADCEVSLENMMACGLGACLCCVEPTVKGNVCVCTEGPVFNINQLTWED from the coding sequence ATGAAAAAGCATATCATCGATTTCGAGATTGTGGAAAACCGCCATATCCACGCTCTATATTCTCTATTGGTACTGCGCCCTGTCAATGCCACTCTTCCTGAAGAGATACTTCCGGGCCAGTTTGTAGAAGTCGCTGTCGACAACTCTGCGGGCACATTCCTGCGACGCCCTATCTCAGTCAACAATGTTGACCGTGAAAACGGTACTCTCTGGCTGCTTGTACGCCGCGCCGGCGATGGCACTGCCACCATGATTTCCAAACGCCCCGGAGAACTATTGAATCTTGTACTCCCGCTTGGAAATGGATTTACCATTCCGGCTCCCGGCCAACGAATCCTGCTCTCAGGAGGAGGCGTAGGCGTCGCACCTATGTTGTATTTCGGACGTGAGCTGAAGCGCCTCGGAATGAATCCGGAATTTCTGCTCGGCGCAAGATCGAAAAACGACCTGCTGCAAATTGAAGAGTTCGAAAAAATCGGCAAACTGCACATCTCGACCGATGACGGATCCGCCGGCGAACACGGCATAGTGACAACCAACAGCGCGCTGTCTGAAAAATGGGATCGCATATATTGCTGCGGCCCGCTTCCTATGATGAAAGCCATCGCACGTGAAGCACGACGCATCGGAGCCGACTGCGAGGTGTCACTCGAGAATATGATGGCATGTGGCCTCGGTGCATGTCTGTGCTGCGTTGAACCCACGGTAAAGGGCAACGTATGCGTATGCACTGAAGGACCCGTATTCAATATCAACCAACTCACATGGGAGGACTGA
- a CDS encoding twin-arginine translocase TatA/TatE family subunit produces MIPLLFGNIGATEALVILLVVLLLFGGKKIPELMHGIGKGVAGFRKGIKEIENEIKTTPAPDSEKDNNA; encoded by the coding sequence ATGATACCTTTGCTATTTGGAAATATCGGTGCTACGGAAGCCTTAGTCATCCTGCTTGTCGTGCTTTTGCTTTTCGGCGGCAAGAAAATACCGGAACTCATGCATGGTATAGGCAAAGGGGTGGCCGGCTTCAGAAAGGGAATCAAGGAGATAGAAAATGAGATAAAAACCACCCCTGCTCCCGATTCAGAAAAAGACAATAATGCCTGA
- the tatC gene encoding twin-arginine translocase subunit TatC: MPEADNAIGKEATFWDHLEELRGVAVRGVAITAVIAVGLFAVMPKLFAEVVMAPCEGDFYLYRIFTYLTAEFPILSPFSSEGWHVSVVNINLASQFFIHMQLSLLGAVVVSVPVWLCLLWNFISPGLYTSERRHGSKALWLGGVLFYIGMAVGYFVVFPLTLRFLADYQLSPDVSNQISLDSYIDNFLGMLFAMGLVGEIPVVCALLGRIGVLSRRTFSKYRRHAIVVLLVVAAIITPTGDPFTLSVVFVPLFMLWELGGRLIPRDK, translated from the coding sequence ATGCCTGAGGCCGATAATGCCATAGGTAAGGAGGCAACTTTCTGGGATCATCTTGAAGAACTCAGAGGTGTGGCTGTGCGCGGAGTTGCAATCACAGCCGTGATTGCTGTCGGCCTTTTTGCAGTTATGCCCAAGCTGTTTGCCGAGGTTGTAATGGCACCGTGCGAGGGCGATTTCTATCTTTATCGTATTTTTACATATCTTACAGCCGAGTTTCCGATACTTTCGCCATTTTCTTCTGAAGGATGGCATGTGAGTGTTGTCAATATAAATCTTGCCTCCCAGTTTTTCATACACATGCAGTTGTCTCTTCTTGGTGCGGTTGTGGTGTCTGTGCCGGTGTGGCTTTGTCTGTTGTGGAATTTTATAAGCCCGGGGTTATACACGAGTGAACGGCGTCATGGCTCAAAGGCTTTGTGGCTTGGCGGGGTGCTGTTTTATATCGGGATGGCTGTAGGGTATTTTGTAGTATTTCCTTTGACGCTGCGTTTTCTTGCCGATTATCAGCTAAGTCCGGATGTGTCCAACCAGATAAGTCTTGACTCGTATATAGACAATTTTCTCGGTATGCTATTCGCCATGGGGCTTGTCGGAGAGATTCCGGTTGTGTGCGCCCTGCTCGGACGGATAGGCGTGCTTTCTCGTAGAACTTTCAGCAAATATCGTCGTCATGCTATAGTGGTGCTTCTTGTTGTAGCAGCGATTATAACTCCTACGGGAGACCCGTTTACATTGAGTGTGGTGTTTGTCCCTTTGTTCATGTTGTGGGAACTCGGAGGGCGTTTGATTCCGAGAGATAAATAA
- a CDS encoding MFS transporter: MADSSTKKTVGTSFPSQNNSQVNDGTVNLENMPLCGGQIWVLIVASMGQFIGQGLATLVGIIIPMIELMAHPELPAIVQGVLGCVALCGRTLGTVLFGRMSDRWGYLTVARVCPLLMIVASLIAYFWHPVWLLCICLFVMGLSVGGEYSIDSDYISEIMPKKWEFFMVGAAKASASVGSVVVAALCYFIIRGWTIAASWPNLLFIMTGIAGVILLMRIHFAESPGWLMSHGRTRDAEKAVHYLLGKDVYMPVPPQQAATEGQPSDSMWTFMRKNVRKILFTGVPWACEGLGVYGIGIFIPILIMSLGIDYVSPTAPRMAHIVNSVEITILLSVFMTVGFGMGLAVVRRYYHVSMQTYGFIGSAAGLGVMLAAYQLHWPAWISITGFVLFELFLNAGPHLITFILPSQVYPVIDRGSGVGLSAAIGKFGAVLGAFFIPVMLKHWGCGAVIAVSVVVMLLGALVTGILGPKVLPESHIDDDVTDVARHS; the protein is encoded by the coding sequence ATGGCTGATTCTTCTACAAAAAAGACTGTCGGGACTTCCTTCCCGTCACAAAATAATTCTCAAGTGAATGACGGAACTGTAAATCTTGAGAATATGCCGTTGTGCGGCGGTCAGATATGGGTACTTATAGTGGCGTCGATGGGGCAGTTTATCGGGCAGGGACTGGCTACACTCGTAGGCATTATAATACCGATGATTGAGTTGATGGCACATCCCGAGCTTCCTGCGATTGTACAAGGTGTCCTTGGATGTGTGGCTTTATGCGGGCGTACGCTCGGAACTGTATTGTTCGGGCGCATGAGCGACCGATGGGGATACCTTACGGTAGCCCGTGTGTGTCCGTTGCTTATGATTGTGGCGTCGCTTATCGCATATTTCTGGCATCCGGTATGGCTGTTGTGTATATGTCTGTTCGTTATGGGATTGAGTGTCGGAGGTGAATATAGCATAGATTCAGACTACATATCTGAAATCATGCCTAAAAAATGGGAATTTTTCATGGTAGGAGCAGCCAAGGCCTCGGCATCGGTGGGAAGCGTTGTTGTGGCTGCATTATGCTACTTCATAATCCGGGGATGGACTATCGCCGCATCGTGGCCCAATCTGTTGTTTATAATGACGGGGATTGCCGGTGTGATATTGCTTATGAGAATTCATTTTGCGGAGTCGCCCGGATGGCTTATGTCGCATGGCCGCACCCGGGATGCGGAAAAAGCTGTACATTATCTGCTTGGCAAAGACGTATATATGCCTGTGCCTCCGCAACAGGCCGCAACAGAGGGTCAGCCGTCAGACTCGATGTGGACATTTATGCGGAAGAATGTACGCAAAATTCTATTTACAGGAGTGCCATGGGCATGTGAGGGGCTGGGGGTATACGGGATTGGAATCTTTATCCCGATTCTCATCATGTCGCTTGGCATCGACTACGTGTCGCCTACAGCTCCGCGTATGGCACATATTGTAAATTCAGTCGAGATTACGATATTGCTCAGTGTATTTATGACTGTAGGGTTTGGTATGGGGCTTGCTGTGGTAAGGAGGTATTATCATGTGTCGATGCAGACTTATGGCTTCATCGGCAGTGCTGCCGGCCTTGGAGTCATGCTTGCAGCCTATCAGTTGCATTGGCCTGCGTGGATATCAATAACCGGATTTGTGTTGTTTGAGTTGTTTCTGAATGCCGGTCCACATCTTATTACCTTCATACTCCCTTCGCAGGTTTATCCGGTAATCGACCGAGGGAGCGGTGTGGGCTTATCGGCAGCAATCGGAAAATTCGGCGCTGTGCTTGGCGCGTTCTTTATTCCGGTGATGCTAAAGCACTGGGGGTGCGGTGCTGTAATAGCGGTGTCGGTTGTCGTGATGTTGCTCGGAGCGCTTGTAACAGGGATATTGGGGCCGAAAGTATTGCCTGAGAGCCATATTGACGATGATGTTACAGATGTGGCCCGGCATTCGTAG
- a CDS encoding bifunctional UDP-N-acetylmuramoyl-tripeptide:D-alanyl-D-alanine ligase/alanine racemase, whose product MQYSALRIADILNVATPIYPDALIDVLLTDSRSLTYPERTLFFALTTPSGDGHRYVAELYRRGVRNFVVRRRPDTADACYTDANFFVVPDVRAALQQLARIHRGKFPSLPVIGITGSRGKTTLKEWLHHLLSSSIHTVRSPRSYNSQIGVPLSLWEITPDAELGIFEAGISEKGEMDALRDMIAPTIGVITNVGIEHADGFASRSDKCDEKIKLFSACQKVVYSVDDPLLAQRAACAIQPERSITVSRLGDNNADIKIHCTINRAESCADIHFDAHHFHLNGNIKIPFTSEAALDNASLAIGTLIAMGMNPSELSERFTSIPNIDTRLNVIEGVNNCILITDHYAADYPSLMSALDFMNRRRTSGQHTTVILPDMETVGTDDVEHMYKNISLLLVKYGIDRIIGIGEEITRHACIFPSGNSRFYTSVADFMAAETPTDFGHSLILVKGAENHNTEQITEMLEARQHETVLEVDLDAMVHNFNIFRAQLKPSTGIVAMVKASGYGAGSYELAKTLQNQGAAYLAVAVADEAMDLRNSGITMPIMVLNPKVTNYHTLFSHMLEPEVYSFDLLHEIIEEGRRYGVKDFPIHIKLDTGMHRLGFIESDIDQLISELKSQDIVTPRSVFSHLAAADCPDMDDYTMEQFTMFERCSSRMKDAFPGMLRHILNSTGITRFPQYQYDMVRLGICLYGIPTLSDGSQNDLQPVSSLYTVVISIKNWSAGTTVGYGRKGVLTRDSRIATIPIGYADGLRRALGCGHSSVWVNGSLCPIIGNICMDICMVDVTDARCEVGDRVEIFGHNINVADIADKLGTIPYEVLSSVSSRVKRIYFRE is encoded by the coding sequence ATGCAATATTCCGCACTCCGGATAGCCGACATATTGAATGTGGCGACTCCTATATATCCCGATGCTCTAATCGACGTACTACTTACTGATTCTCGCTCCCTGACATATCCGGAGCGTACGCTATTCTTTGCACTTACTACCCCGTCGGGCGACGGCCACCGGTATGTGGCTGAACTATACCGCCGTGGTGTACGTAATTTCGTTGTACGCCGCCGCCCGGACACAGCCGATGCATGCTATACAGATGCCAACTTCTTTGTGGTACCGGATGTACGCGCAGCATTACAGCAGCTCGCACGCATCCATCGCGGAAAGTTCCCTTCACTGCCGGTCATAGGCATAACAGGCAGCAGAGGCAAGACAACATTGAAAGAATGGCTCCACCACCTGCTTTCTTCCTCGATTCATACCGTGCGCTCTCCGCGTTCCTATAACAGTCAGATTGGAGTCCCACTTTCTCTATGGGAAATCACTCCCGATGCGGAGCTCGGCATTTTCGAAGCCGGCATTTCCGAAAAAGGTGAAATGGACGCTCTGCGCGACATGATTGCACCCACAATCGGCGTAATCACGAATGTCGGCATCGAGCATGCCGATGGCTTCGCATCGCGCAGCGACAAGTGCGATGAAAAAATCAAACTATTCTCAGCATGCCAGAAAGTCGTATATTCTGTCGATGATCCACTGCTCGCCCAAAGAGCAGCATGCGCGATTCAGCCCGAGCGCAGCATCACCGTGAGCCGGCTTGGCGACAACAATGCCGACATAAAAATTCATTGCACAATCAACAGGGCGGAATCCTGTGCCGACATTCATTTCGACGCGCATCATTTTCATCTGAACGGAAACATCAAAATTCCGTTTACCTCCGAAGCTGCTCTCGACAATGCCTCTCTGGCAATAGGCACTCTCATAGCAATGGGCATGAATCCGTCGGAACTAAGCGAACGATTCACATCAATACCTAATATTGACACACGCCTGAATGTCATCGAAGGGGTAAACAACTGCATCCTCATAACCGACCATTATGCAGCCGACTACCCGTCACTAATGTCTGCGCTCGACTTCATGAACAGACGGCGCACATCTGGACAACACACCACGGTGATACTGCCTGACATGGAGACGGTCGGCACGGATGACGTAGAGCACATGTATAAGAATATCTCACTACTGCTTGTAAAATACGGTATTGACCGGATTATCGGAATCGGAGAGGAGATAACACGCCACGCCTGCATATTTCCTTCAGGAAACTCACGATTCTATACAAGCGTGGCCGATTTTATGGCCGCCGAAACGCCTACCGATTTCGGCCATTCACTCATACTTGTCAAGGGTGCTGAAAATCACAACACCGAGCAAATAACCGAAATGCTCGAAGCCCGGCAGCACGAGACTGTTCTTGAAGTCGACCTGGATGCCATGGTACATAACTTCAATATTTTCAGAGCACAACTGAAGCCCTCGACAGGAATTGTTGCCATGGTAAAAGCATCGGGATACGGTGCCGGAAGCTATGAACTCGCCAAGACTCTCCAAAACCAGGGCGCGGCATATCTTGCCGTGGCTGTCGCCGATGAAGCCATGGATTTGCGTAATTCCGGCATAACGATGCCGATAATGGTACTGAACCCTAAAGTTACTAATTACCACACATTGTTCAGCCACATGCTTGAACCGGAAGTCTACTCATTCGACCTCCTGCATGAAATCATCGAAGAGGGACGCCGGTACGGTGTCAAAGATTTCCCGATACATATAAAACTCGACACAGGCATGCATCGCCTCGGATTCATTGAATCTGACATAGATCAGCTCATATCGGAATTAAAGTCACAGGACATTGTCACACCGCGCTCAGTATTCTCCCATCTGGCTGCAGCCGACTGCCCCGACATGGACGACTACACAATGGAGCAGTTTACTATGTTTGAGCGTTGCAGCTCGCGCATGAAAGATGCGTTTCCCGGCATGTTGCGCCATATCCTTAACTCCACAGGCATAACACGCTTTCCACAGTATCAATACGACATGGTACGCCTTGGGATATGCCTCTACGGAATTCCCACCCTCAGCGACGGGAGCCAGAACGACCTGCAACCGGTAAGTTCGCTATACACAGTAGTGATATCAATCAAGAACTGGAGCGCCGGAACTACTGTGGGCTATGGCCGAAAAGGAGTGCTTACACGCGATTCCCGTATAGCCACCATACCAATCGGATATGCCGACGGACTTCGCCGGGCTCTTGGATGCGGACATTCATCCGTATGGGTCAACGGCTCGCTATGTCCGATTATAGGCAACATCTGTATGGACATATGCATGGTCGACGTCACCGATGCGCGGTGTGAAGTAGGCGACCGAGTCGAGATATTCGGCCATAATATAAACGTAGCGGATATCGCCGACAAACTGGGCACTATCCCTTATGAGGTGCTGAGTTCCGTATCATCACGCGTAAAGAGAATTTACTTCCGCGAATAA
- a CDS encoding PepSY-like domain-containing protein, whose protein sequence is MKLKRIIMGMAIMMAGVFSASASDSFSRDVSILPTVAQELIGKNFKANVSLIKVDKTLGHIDEYDVVLTDGTEISFDRQGNLKEIETSQSKSVPKGLVPASIARYITSSHKGQHIVSLERKRNGWDIELSNGIDIRFDKEGNFLRYDD, encoded by the coding sequence ATGAAATTAAAACGTATTATAATGGGAATGGCCATAATGATGGCCGGAGTATTCTCGGCATCGGCTTCCGACAGTTTCTCTCGCGATGTATCCATACTCCCCACTGTCGCACAAGAACTTATCGGCAAAAACTTCAAGGCCAATGTAAGCCTCATAAAAGTTGACAAGACTCTCGGTCATATCGACGAGTATGACGTAGTTCTCACCGACGGCACTGAGATATCCTTTGACCGTCAAGGCAATCTAAAGGAAATTGAGACATCTCAGTCCAAATCCGTTCCCAAGGGGCTTGTACCAGCCTCCATCGCCCGCTACATAACCTCGTCCCACAAAGGGCAACACATTGTAAGCCTTGAACGCAAACGGAATGGATGGGACATCGAATTATCAAACGGCATTGATATCAGGTTTGATAAAGAGGGCAACTTCCTGCGTTACGACGATTAA
- a CDS encoding DUF488 domain-containing protein has protein sequence MTDIKLQRVYTNPSGSYDDGWRIYVDRLWPRGESKAKFHYDYWAKDIAPSAELREWFHADPQNRWPDFARKYMSELQTNPAIEDLTTQIRRHQHVTLLYSSHDTEHNNATVLAEYLHKKIE, from the coding sequence ATGACAGACATAAAGCTACAGCGTGTATATACCAACCCGTCGGGTTCGTATGACGACGGATGGCGGATATATGTCGACCGGCTATGGCCAAGGGGTGAAAGCAAAGCAAAGTTCCACTACGATTACTGGGCTAAGGACATAGCCCCGTCAGCAGAACTTCGCGAATGGTTTCATGCTGACCCGCAGAACCGATGGCCGGATTTTGCACGGAAATATATGTCTGAATTGCAGACAAACCCAGCGATAGAAGATTTAACAACTCAGATACGTCGGCATCAGCATGTCACGCTACTTTACAGCAGCCACGACACCGAGCACAACAACGCTACTGTACTTGCCGAATATCTGCACAAGAAAATCGAATAA
- the trxB gene encoding thioredoxin-disulfide reductase has protein sequence MSDTTKCLIIGSGPAGYTAAIYAARANMAPIIYEGLQPGGQLTTTSEVENFPGYPDGVMGAQLMEDLRKQAARFEADIRTGVISKVDFSSRPFHATADDGTEIQAYTVIIATGASARYLGLEDEVRYSGLGVSACATCDGFFYRGRTVAVVGGGDTACEEAYYLSGLAKKVYLIVRKDYLRASKVMQKRVLDKENITILFNTQTLGLFGKEFVEGAHLIEYAGTDREQKFDIDIDGFFLAIGHKPNTDIFKTQIALDEQGYIKIEGNTQATSVPGVFAAGDVADPNYQQAIVASASGCKAALDAEHFLMEQPQ, from the coding sequence ATGAGCGATACAACAAAATGTCTTATCATCGGCTCGGGGCCGGCAGGTTATACCGCAGCCATATATGCAGCCCGCGCCAACATGGCACCAATAATATATGAAGGTCTGCAACCGGGAGGACAGCTTACTACAACTTCCGAAGTAGAAAACTTCCCCGGCTACCCTGATGGAGTAATGGGTGCACAGCTCATGGAGGATTTAAGAAAGCAGGCCGCACGTTTTGAGGCTGACATACGCACAGGAGTAATATCCAAAGTAGACTTTTCGTCACGGCCGTTCCACGCTACTGCCGATGACGGTACTGAAATCCAGGCCTACACAGTCATCATTGCTACCGGCGCTTCAGCCAGGTATCTTGGTCTGGAGGACGAAGTGCGATACTCCGGCCTTGGCGTATCGGCATGTGCTACATGCGACGGATTTTTCTATCGCGGCCGTACTGTCGCAGTCGTAGGTGGCGGCGACACCGCATGCGAAGAGGCATATTATCTGAGTGGCCTTGCAAAAAAGGTATATCTTATTGTACGAAAAGATTACCTTCGCGCCTCGAAAGTAATGCAGAAGCGCGTCCTTGACAAGGAGAACATCACGATTCTATTCAACACCCAGACACTCGGTCTGTTTGGAAAAGAATTCGTCGAAGGAGCACATCTGATTGAATACGCCGGTACCGACCGAGAGCAAAAATTCGACATCGACATCGACGGATTCTTCCTGGCAATCGGACACAAACCGAATACCGATATATTCAAGACCCAGATAGCGCTTGACGAACAGGGATACATAAAGATTGAAGGAAACACACAGGCAACCAGCGTGCCGGGTGTATTTGCAGCCGGCGATGTCGCAGACCCAAATTACCAGCAGGCAATTGTAGCGTCCGCCTCCGGATGCAAGGCCGCGCTTGATGCAGAACATTTCCTTATGGAGCAGCCTCAATAG
- a CDS encoding LolA-like putative outer membrane lipoprotein chaperone yields MMKLKHYKSRILSIAIAAMALFSASAVAASPSGAPNAHQILERTTSKIGKARCITASFSMTANGHTAKGTLKMSGDKFFLTLPNASIWYDGRTLWSLDSSTKEVNISEPMPEELAQINPMIIISSLLNAATPRQMKGTDKDYALHITPKVSQRLAFTSAMIDVDKKTFLPSRIVLTLDSGQTVTLNTDNINLTTNHPASTFVFNKSNYPGYTLIDLR; encoded by the coding sequence ATGATGAAACTGAAACATTACAAATCACGCATATTGTCTATAGCAATTGCAGCTATGGCGCTATTCTCTGCATCTGCAGTGGCCGCTTCGCCGTCCGGGGCTCCGAACGCACACCAAATTCTGGAACGCACTACCTCAAAAATCGGAAAGGCCCGTTGTATAACTGCATCATTTTCGATGACAGCAAACGGTCATACAGCAAAAGGGACATTGAAAATGTCGGGTGACAAGTTTTTTCTCACACTACCTAACGCGAGCATATGGTACGACGGGCGCACTCTATGGTCGCTCGACAGCTCAACCAAAGAAGTAAACATATCGGAACCAATGCCGGAAGAACTCGCGCAAATCAATCCGATGATAATAATATCATCCCTGCTTAATGCCGCCACTCCAAGACAAATGAAAGGCACCGACAAGGACTACGCATTACATATCACCCCCAAAGTATCACAGCGCTTAGCGTTTACAAGCGCTATGATTGATGTTGACAAAAAAACATTTCTTCCTTCGCGTATAGTACTGACCCTTGACTCAGGACAGACGGTAACGCTTAACACCGACAACATCAACCTTACCACAAACCATCCGGCATCGACCTTTGTTTTCAATAAGAGCAATTATCCGGGATACACCCTGATTGATTTACGCTAA